One window of the Clostridium sp. MB40-C1 genome contains the following:
- a CDS encoding DUF2935 domain-containing protein, with product MYCFTCANSMTCIFNELLLWSEISSEHPIFIKTVGELTKKNLSKSTLSKLMDVNKMFSDLRNKAEILSNEPFNYMTYFKTKQLLSEFLLHDKHFLELLPEVQSYGKEDKVWQTLLEHITHEQKFMYQLISNLNLQLR from the coding sequence ATGTATTGTTTTACTTGTGCCAACAGCATGACTTGTATTTTTAATGAACTTTTACTTTGGAGTGAAATCTCTAGTGAGCATCCTATCTTTATTAAAACGGTTGGGGAACTTACTAAAAAAAATCTTTCTAAGAGTACATTAAGTAAATTAATGGATGTTAATAAGATGTTCTCAGACTTAAGAAACAAAGCAGAAATATTAAGTAATGAACCCTTTAATTACATGACTTATTTTAAAACAAAACAGCTTTTAAGTGAATTTCTCTTGCATGACAAACACTTCTTAGAATTACTTCCTGAAGTTCAATCCTATGGAAAAGAAGATAAAGTATGGCAAACATTGCTGGAACATATAACCCATGAACAAAAATTTATGTATCAATTAATCAGTAATCTTAATTTACAATTGAGATAA
- a CDS encoding DegV family protein, with amino-acid sequence MIKIIADSTCDLSKEIVEKYSVGIAPLTINIEGKTYRDRIDIKPDEFYEIIEELEEYPTTAMPSPNEYLDLIKQSIEEGYNEILCVCMSSGTSGSYQSAIIAKGYFFEENPESKVKIYILDSLCMSHGSGWLVLKSAKLMEKGATFDEIIEFNERYKANIKHFLSIDDLDHLIKSGRLTNSSAFVGKLLKLKPIMTMKKGKGAIVAKERGLKKVLNHYTNEFISRNDWDITDFIIIGYTSDIKIAENLKNKIIKETEFTGDILIMQMGVSVGTHVGLGAISMYFVEKGHKKDNLLINEVNEIIEKKNVLLEKIKKNIH; translated from the coding sequence ATGATAAAAATTATAGCTGATTCAACATGTGATTTATCTAAGGAAATTGTTGAAAAGTATAGCGTAGGGATAGCACCATTAACCATCAATATAGAAGGAAAGACATACAGAGATAGAATAGATATAAAACCTGATGAGTTTTATGAGATTATAGAAGAATTGGAGGAATATCCTACTACTGCAATGCCAAGTCCTAACGAATATCTAGATTTAATAAAACAATCAATTGAAGAGGGTTACAATGAGATATTATGTGTTTGTATGTCTAGTGGTACAAGTGGTTCTTATCAATCAGCTATAATAGCTAAAGGTTATTTTTTTGAAGAAAATCCTGAATCTAAGGTTAAAATTTATATTTTAGATTCTTTATGTATGAGCCATGGTAGCGGATGGTTAGTATTAAAAAGTGCAAAGCTAATGGAAAAAGGGGCTACTTTTGATGAAATAATTGAATTTAATGAAAGATATAAAGCTAACATAAAACATTTCCTATCAATAGATGATTTAGATCATCTTATAAAAAGTGGAAGACTTACGAATTCCAGTGCTTTTGTAGGAAAACTTTTGAAATTAAAGCCTATAATGACTATGAAAAAGGGCAAAGGAGCGATTGTTGCAAAGGAAAGAGGATTAAAAAAGGTGCTTAATCATTATACTAATGAATTTATTAGTAGAAACGATTGGGATATTACCGACTTTATTATAATAGGTTATACATCTGATATAAAAATTGCAGAAAATTTAAAGAATAAGATTATTAAAGAAACTGAATTTACAGGTGATATACTAATTATGCAGATGGGAGTTTCAGTAGGAACCCATGTAGGTTTAGGTGCTATTTCTATGTATTTTGTTGAGAAAGGACATAAAAAAGATAATCTGTTAATAAATGAAGTTAATGAAATTATAGAAAAGAAAAATGTTTTATTAGAGAAAATCAA